GAGCCATTTTTAGCAAGACaaaccaaaataaaaagaagccaCTTTTTGCAAGATAGAGGGAGTATTCTTTTCACTATTTTAATAAGTAAAATATCTTTACCTTACTTACACATACTCGCAAAAAAATTCACTACGAaaagatataataaaaattataaaaaatatttaagtggatatttaatttatgttgttTTGTATACTCATATTGGTTAATTGATGAAAATATACAAACTAATATTATGCACGATTAATTGTATATTGCTGAATATGTTATGAGTTATGATAGTGGCTATTTTAAAAGAAACAAATAGTAATTGATTTGTTTCCTAAAATATCTCTagaataagaaaaaagaaataacatattaacaaaTCTTATACATAGACGTCAATTTAGTTTAGGGGTAAATTAGTGAAGCTCTTAAATAATTAATGATCCAACCATATATAAAAATGTACATTAAATTTTAAGggtattatgtatatacataatatgtatGCATAGATTAATTGATatttatatacttatatatatgatatgactagatatatatttttttgaaggtGCCTAGATAGTTTATTAACAAACTTACTCATGCACACACTAACAGTTGGAATTAACAGATTTTAATTCATTAAGTTTGGATGATGTTATAAAATTAGTAAGTAGCGCATGTTCAAGAATTCAACTGATATTACTCTCTGACGTTAAAACTAAATTAAGTAACAAATTAGTAGCATTACATGCCTCCCTTTATCTAATTATCCGCGGTGCCACTAAAAATTTGCAATCGTATACATATATAGAGAGAGGTAGAGTGTGATGGATGAATATTAGaattgattaaaataaaaatagaattagagatcagttaattaaataagtatgaATTGGGTTATGTTTATAGTGTTGGCGGGGGCAGTATGGTTGGGGGTTGCGGAGGGCGTTGATGTGGAAGGAGCGCTGCAGTCGGCGGCGTCGGGATCGGTGGAGAAAATCTGCTCATACACGAGCCACGCTGAATCATGCAGCGTGGCCCTGACCCCAGTGGCTAACAACAAAAGCGCGACCTTGACTGACTACCTGCAGGCGGCCATCAAGGTGGCGCAGCAAGAGGTGGAGGCGGCCAAGGGGCGGCCGGCGGAGATCGGGAAGGCGGCGACGAAACCCCAGGAGAAGATGGCGGTGGATGACTGCAAGGAGCTGCTCCAGTTCGCGGTTGATGAGCTGCAGGCGTCGATGGCGGCGGTGGGAGAGAGCAGCGTGCACACGATCGCGGAGCGGGAGGCGGAGCTGAAGAACTGGCTGAGCGCGGTGCTGTCGTACCACGAGACGTGCATCGACGGGTTCGAGACGCCGGAGATAAAGGAGGGCGTATCGAAGGGGCTGTTGAACGCGACGGAGCTGACGGACAACGCGCTGGCCATCGTGGGCTCCATATCCAACCTATCAAAGTCGTTCAACATGAGCATCAAGGAGCTCCCCGACGCCGCCAAGTCGCTGCTGGACGGGTTCCCGGGGTGGATGAAGTCCGGAGACAGGAAGCTGCTGGCGGCCGGGGGGGAGCCGGAGCCGAACGCGGTGGTGGCGCAGGACGGCAGCGGGCAGTACAAGACCATCCAGGCGGCCTTGGACGCGTACCCGAAAGACCTCAAGGGGGGCAGGTACGTCATCTACGTCAAGGCCGGAGTGTACGATGAGTATATTACCATCACCAAGGATCAACTCAACATCTACATGTACGGGGACGGCCCCAGGAAGAGCATCGTCACCGGCAAGAAGAGCTTCACCGACGGCGTCTCCACCTTCAAGACTGCCTCCTTCAGTGTCATCGGCAACGGCTTCATCTGCAAGTCCATGGGATTCCGCAACACGGCAGGCCCCCAGGGCCACCAGGCCGTGGCCCTGCGCGTGCAGTCCGACATGTCCGCCTTCTTCAACTGCAGAATGGACGGCTACCAGGACACGCTGTACGTGCAGACCCACCGCCAGTTCTACCGCAACTGCCTCGTGTCCGGCACGGTGGACTTCATCTTCGGGGACTCCGCGGTCATCCTGCAGAACTGCCTCATCATAGTGCGGAAGCCCATGGAGAAGCAGAAGAACACCGTGACCGCGCAGGGGAGGACCACCAAGAACGAGGCCACCGGGATTGTCATCCAGAACTGCAAGATCGTCCCGGAGAAGAAGCTGGAGCCCGTCAGGATGGAGATCCCCACCTACCTTGGGAGGCCATGGAAGGACTACTCCATGACCTTGGTCATGGAGTCATGGCTCGCCGACTTCATTCAACCCGAGGGCTGGCTCCCGTGGACGGGCACCTTCGCCCTCGACACCTGTTTTTACAGGGAATACAACAACCGTGGCCCCGGCAGCACCACCGATAAAAGGGTCAACTGGAAGGGCTACGCCGTCATGACCAATAAGGATGAAGCTCAGAGGTACACCGTCGGCCCCTTCCTACAAGGAGAACAGTGGCTGCCCGCCACCACCGTCCCCTTCTCCCTCGGCCTCGCTTACTGATTCATTACCATCTTAATTATGCACATTCAAATAATTCAGCATGCATGCATGCACGCACTCTTTCTTTTCTCCAtcaataaataaacaatttctttttcttcttctcattTCTCAGTGCAAACAATTTCCAATCCAACAAAGGGAAAAACAACACAATAATTTCTACATAACAAGCAAGCAAATGGGATGAAAACTTGAAACAAACTCTCTAATTTGCCCTAAGTATCTCATGTATTTATTAGAGAAACTTGCAAAACAAGATAATCCAGGATTGAGTTCTAATACAACTATCGCAACCCTTGGATCTCCTATTTTAATCTTGTATCCTTAAACCAAATACAATTCATAAAAACACCATTTCAAAATGGCCCTCTTCATTGAAGCTTGCTCTAATTCTTCAAAAGTCCAAACCGAATCAAAAAATCACATGCAGCAAAGCTTGCCCTCAATCTGCTGCCATGAAGGGgtctatatcaccataatcagcTACTATAGGTTCCAATTGTGTTGGGTCCTCATCTTCTGCTGCAAAATAAGTAGGAAATGGAAGCAAAGCAATGTTTGGCTTCTTGTACACAGCATCTTTTATGAAAACAAAATTTCCTGTTGCGCCCGGGACCTGAAAAGTAGGACATTTATTCAAGATAGTATCAAATACAAACAAAGATGAAAATAGCATAACAAGATGTAACATATCAGCTGCTTCCAACATTGAATGCAGACGGAGAAAGAAAACATTACCTGGCCTCTCACCCACAACAAGTTCCTTGCTGGGTCAATTTTGTAAATCCAAACATTTTTAACTGTTCTCTGTTCAACACCCATATGACCAGGCATCTTCTTTCCCTTAAAAACCTGTAAGCAAAAATAGAATAGCAAATTACCATATGCAAACACCAAGAGAACCATCTGCTGATCTACATGGCCAGTCCTTAAAATAGCTTACACAAACAGAGCACCTTGAAAGTCTAAAACGGACATATATTATTAAACATCCTGCTGGTTTATTGATTCTCAAAATCTTGAGCTAGTTATTCTCCTCATCTAATGGATACTCAACTTTTACAATCGGTATCAAGTTATCACGTGATGCAAAAGAACATGATATAGGCACTGATATAGTATATACCAATGTATACCTGTCCAATTGGTTACCACTTTATAACAGTCAGATCAACCTTTTTGCTGGCCACCACATATTAGTACTTCCAATAGTACATATGCAAATAGCTCAGTGATTACAAAGGACATTCAATAAGAAAAATGGTGGAGGCAAGTTATCAACCAATGCATCAAACATTAGCAAAAGAGCAGCTTAAAACCTTTCAAAACATATCCCTTccagaatttaaaaaaaaaatctcaaatatttctCCTAGAGAGCACTTGTACATGAACAGATCACCAAACACTccataaaatatgaaaaataaatgaacaatGTATAAGGAATGTCAAACACGCCAAAATACTCGTTGCAACTGTCATCAgttctccaattcccaacctaAAGGATAATCAAATCATCGATgatctttttccctttttctaaACCATATCTCTGTATATTGCACCTTTATTAAGGATACTTGTCAACTTCTTATCGATTAAAGACAGTTTGCTTCTTTATTACAGTCTAACCAAATCTCTTATGATGCAACAAAGCGCCCCGAAAAAATTAATGTGATGTTGACCAATTGATAAGAGGAATAAGATGATCCAAGTAGGATCTAAAAGTTCAACATAATAACATAAGGAAAGGGACTATGGAATAGGCATATGCTGCTAAAATTTGGAAAAGCAAATAAATTTTTAGATCCCATAAAGCTAGCCTAACATTCAAAGAATGACAACGCATACCTTTCCTGGCGCATCCCTTTGACCAGTAGAGCCAATACTTCGGTGTGATAATGATGCACCATGTGATGCAGGCATACCTTTGAATCCCCACCTTTTCATACCACCCTATAAACAGAATAAAGCTAATTTATTGTTGTTCAGGTCATGGAGAAAGGTCATTTTTCAAAAGACTGAGTCACTGACATGCATTTCTCAACATATATTACTTAAGCAAGCCAGGACAAAGATGAGAAAAATAATCAACTTCAAGGTAATTTCCAATACATGACAGGTATTATTCCATAGGAACATTCTCTGTGTTCTTGATGGGGCACAGTAATTACCTTGCCTCCGGTAAAGAGATGCAAATAGATTCTTctgtctaaaaataaaaatgtattaTTTTAGTTCATATTGATGTGAAAGCCTTAGgcaaatacaaaaataaaaaaactcaaTTGTCTTTTGTAATGGACGGACATTCTTCACATATTAAATGGTGAGAATATCAGTCACGCGAAACATCAGTTCTCCTTATACAAATagcaatatattatatattaacacaCACAAACAGGTAGATAAAAGAATATTGCATGTGACTTGTTCGAAGCCCTGAATTACCTCAAAGTATACAGTTTCTTCCAGTAGAGATTCGACAAGTTAATCAATTTATACAGATAGTTAAGCACATTACAGAAGTACTGTTCACCATTCAATCATCTCTGAAGTTTCCAATAGTTTCCATCAATCAAATTAAACATACTGCAGAGAGGAAATACTATAAATGAAACAGATAAAGATTATAGGCGAAAAAAGAATTCACTGTCACCTGAAACCCCTTCCCTTTTGTAATTCCGGTTACATCAACATATTGCCCTGGAACAAAATGGCGGACATCTAGTGTCGTTCCGACAGGAAGAAGAGCATCCTCAGTCACTGGAAATTCCCTGAGCTTCCTTTTCATGGGCACACCTTGAGCTCTAAAATGACCTACTTCAGGCTTTCTCAAATgcttctcttttttttgtccacatcCAATCTAGCTACCACCATACGACTAAATGTTAAACCCATTGAGGAGTTGAaatcacataaaaaaaaaaaaaagcattgtCCAGAGACATTTAGAATATATTAAGCCAATTTTGACAGATCATAAACTGCATATTCCACATTACAAGTGTTCCCACACACTAGGTAAGGACTGAGAAGTTGCAAAAAACAACTTTATCAACTTAGCAACTTGGGAAAATGATGTAAGAGCAAGAAAATAGGACCCTTTGAACTAGAAATGCAAACCACTCAGGCTAATGTTCAAAATAGAAACAATTTAAAGGCCATTTGTTCTTGTGTGCCAACCATCAGTAGGacaaattgatttatttttctttacttACACAAACAATCAGCTGAATTAAGACATTTATCGAAACAAGCAAATAGAATGATCTTCATATTCCCCACTAGAAGTGTTCCCTGCCACTACGTGAGGATCGAACCCCTAAATAGGAGTTCCAAACATCAATTGGATCAATGCTGACGTTCAAGATAGAAACAATTAAATGCAATATACGGGTTTATAAGAAGACCGAGAAACAATTATCGGAAGGAAAAATATTGTATTGAACAAGtagaaagaaaaaaggaaatttCAGTGCGAATATGAACCTGAAGCGCACAAAGGCCTTCAGTTTCGGGAAGTTTGACTTGGGAAACGATGTTATCGTCCATCCAGAGAATGGTAATAGGAACCCTGGCGCCCCACTTGTCCCAGAGTGCCGTCATTCCACATTTAACGGCGATGGCGCCAGTACGCTTGGAATCGTGAGTCATAACGCCGGGTTTGGGCTCGATGATTCGGGGTGTGGTGGTTTCAAATTCTGGCTCGGCGGTGAAGCTCCGCAACTGGGTGGCGTTAGCGGCAAAGGATAGGGATCTCAGAGCTGGGTCAGCGGAGAGGAGGTGCCTGAGACGAGAAATGAGGCCTCTCGACGCGGCCGCCATTATCGATTGACTGATTTGTTATTGTGGAGGTTGGGATTCTGGGGTTTTAGTTCCGCCGGTGACATGAGAGAGAGACTGGGTCGGAGTTAACTGAGCTGTGCTTGTAGGGTTTTAGTGCTCATGAGCTATGTTTCTCTACTTCGCGTACTATCTTTACTTACGTGAAACCGactctttatatttttaaatcctAAACCCTTAGCCCTACGTACactaataggaatatttacttttaataagcataaagtatatatacatttattcgcacaaatatatacttatgttaatataagcaTTTACCTTCATTCCATATAAagtattccctccgtctcagCTTTTAGTattcaattttccttttttggccgtcccacattttagtatccatttctttttttggtaaaagtaggtggggcccttactccattttaattattttaactctcacataaaatgtgggacccttattccactcacaacacatcaatcactttattaaaacccgtgccgttctcaactgaataccaaaagccgggacagagggagtattatattttctaaaccctaaacaaccttaaaccctgaacactaaatTCTAAAtcctaataggaatatttacatttattaagtataaaatatacatttgttagaacaaatgtatacttatgtcaatataagtatttactttcattcaatataaggTACTACTTATATTTTCTAAATCTTAAACCCttaatactaaaccctaaaccctgaacactaaatcATAAACCCTAAtaagaatatttacttttaat
The genomic region above belongs to Salvia miltiorrhiza cultivar Shanhuang (shh) chromosome 5, IMPLAD_Smil_shh, whole genome shotgun sequence and contains:
- the LOC131026197 gene encoding pectinesterase-like — protein: MNWVMFIVLAGAVWLGVAEGVDVEGALQSAASGSVEKICSYTSHAESCSVALTPVANNKSATLTDYLQAAIKVAQQEVEAAKGRPAEIGKAATKPQEKMAVDDCKELLQFAVDELQASMAAVGESSVHTIAEREAELKNWLSAVLSYHETCIDGFETPEIKEGVSKGLLNATELTDNALAIVGSISNLSKSFNMSIKELPDAAKSLLDGFPGWMKSGDRKLLAAGGEPEPNAVVAQDGSGQYKTIQAALDAYPKDLKGGRYVIYVKAGVYDEYITITKDQLNIYMYGDGPRKSIVTGKKSFTDGVSTFKTASFSVIGNGFICKSMGFRNTAGPQGHQAVALRVQSDMSAFFNCRMDGYQDTLYVQTHRQFYRNCLVSGTVDFIFGDSAVILQNCLIIVRKPMEKQKNTVTAQGRTTKNEATGIVIQNCKIVPEKKLEPVRMEIPTYLGRPWKDYSMTLVMESWLADFIQPEGWLPWTGTFALDTCFYREYNNRGPGSTTDKRVNWKGYAVMTNKDEAQRYTVGPFLQGEQWLPATTVPFSLGLAY
- the LOC131026198 gene encoding 50S ribosomal protein L3-2, mitochondrial, giving the protein MAAASRGLISRLRHLLSADPALRSLSFAANATQLRSFTAEPEFETTTPRIIEPKPGVMTHDSKRTGAIAVKCGMTALWDKWGARVPITILWMDDNIVSQVKLPETEGLCALQIGCGQKKEKHLRKPEVGHFRAQGVPMKRKLREFPVTEDALLPVGTTLDVRHFVPGQYVDVTGITKGKGFQGGMKRWGFKGMPASHGASLSHRSIGSTGQRDAPGKVFKGKKMPGHMGVEQRTVKNVWIYKIDPARNLLWVRGQVPGATGNFVFIKDAVYKKPNIALLPFPTYFAAEDEDPTQLEPIVADYGDIDPFMAAD